The Halorhabdus sp. BNX81 genome includes a region encoding these proteins:
- a CDS encoding carbohydrate-binding protein, whose product MKHTRRDVLRKASALGAAVIGASGVSAAADCDGVAEWKSNGTYTSGDQVVDDGSLWEAEWWTRGDEPGADEWGPWAEVGVCSGDDGGDTGDDDGGGNNGDEEDDVDDSDAGKGADCRGVVEWDAEATYTDGDRTVYEGSLWEAEWWTRGDEPGSSEWGPWEAVGSCTPMPDASFRVSSRRLDPGETVRMDMTASENWDTYEWTLDGEPMDWGETPEHTVSEAGRYSVALTVTDADGNTDSTTKTISVGTMSSPIDGGIYSPYQGTWYDVVEDTLETDTDRVILSFVGDATRDGEIDPGWLSGCNAGSCDESPLSAQADAIRTLQDEGIEVGISIGGWHSPVVARDASDATELKEAYATILDTFGINHLDIDDENADQRDRTVYEMRNEALAMLNDERPDLTVGFTVSCTADGIVSHGHSHGKTWVKDAAEKGVDLDYVQPMTMNFVSSFADIPPALESTVDFLSGDVYPGTTRDEVWSMVGVTPNINELSIQDARNLLEYAEEKGMYSIAPWVLGDDENGEFSAIFHQFESE is encoded by the coding sequence ATGAAACACACACGACGTGACGTACTGCGGAAAGCATCGGCACTGGGAGCAGCGGTCATCGGCGCGAGCGGCGTTTCAGCGGCGGCGGACTGCGACGGTGTCGCCGAGTGGAAATCAAATGGAACCTACACGAGCGGCGATCAGGTCGTCGACGACGGATCACTCTGGGAGGCCGAGTGGTGGACTCGGGGTGACGAACCCGGGGCCGACGAGTGGGGGCCCTGGGCGGAAGTCGGTGTCTGCAGCGGCGATGACGGTGGCGATACTGGGGATGACGATGGCGGTGGAAACAACGGTGACGAGGAGGATGACGTCGACGATAGCGACGCCGGAAAGGGGGCCGACTGTCGCGGCGTCGTCGAATGGGACGCCGAGGCAACCTACACGGATGGCGATCGGACCGTCTACGAGGGATCGCTCTGGGAAGCCGAGTGGTGGACCCGGGGTGACGAACCGGGGAGTTCGGAGTGGGGGCCGTGGGAGGCAGTCGGTTCCTGTACGCCGATGCCGGACGCCAGCTTTCGCGTTTCCTCGAGGAGGCTCGATCCGGGCGAGACCGTCCGGATGGACATGACCGCATCGGAGAACTGGGACACCTACGAGTGGACCCTGGACGGGGAGCCGATGGACTGGGGGGAGACGCCCGAGCACACCGTCTCCGAGGCGGGGCGATACAGCGTCGCCCTGACAGTCACGGACGCGGATGGGAACACCGACTCGACGACGAAAACGATCTCGGTCGGAACAATGTCGTCCCCGATCGACGGCGGGATCTACTCACCCTACCAGGGCACGTGGTACGATGTCGTCGAGGACACACTGGAAACGGATACCGACCGCGTCATTCTCTCGTTCGTGGGTGACGCCACGCGCGACGGCGAGATCGATCCCGGCTGGCTGTCGGGCTGTAACGCCGGGTCCTGTGACGAGAGTCCCCTCTCGGCACAGGCCGATGCGATCCGGACACTGCAAGACGAGGGCATCGAAGTCGGGATCTCGATCGGCGGCTGGCACAGCCCGGTCGTCGCACGCGACGCGAGCGACGCCACCGAACTCAAGGAGGCCTACGCGACCATCCTGGATACGTTCGGGATCAACCATCTCGACATCGACGACGAGAACGCCGACCAGCGCGATCGGACGGTCTACGAGATGCGCAACGAAGCCCTGGCGATGCTCAACGACGAGCGGCCGGACCTCACGGTTGGCTTCACCGTCTCGTGTACCGCGGACGGTATCGTCAGCCACGGCCACTCCCACGGCAAGACCTGGGTCAAAGACGCCGCCGAGAAAGGGGTCGATCTCGATTACGTCCAGCCGATGACGATGAACTTCGTCAGCAGCTTTGCGGACATCCCGCCGGCGCTGGAATCGACTGTAGACTTCCTGAGCGGGGACGTCTATCCCGGAACGACCAGAGACGAGGTCTGGTCAATGGTCGGTGTCACGCCGAACATCAACGAGCTCTCGATCCAGGACGCCCGGAACCTGCTCGAATACGCCGAGGAGAAAGGGATGTACAGCATCGCCCCATGGGTGCTCGGCGACGATGAGAACGGCGAGTTCTCGGCGATCTTCCACCAGTTCGAAAGCGAGTGA
- a CDS encoding glycosyl hydrolase family 18 protein yields the protein MKRRDYLRSLSALAGLAGVSVASAEGNPSEWEPETTYSGGDRVVHNGNIWEAQWWTRGREPAENAAVWERIESVDGSDGTGDDGDGADDSGDTGEGDSEYPSWEASRTYTSGDRVTHAGYVWEAEWWTRGDEPGADEWGPWTEIRAVQAGDGEDGGSSELEAVVDVSTQFPDVGEEVTLDGSESTGNVDSSEWEIEGVGTASGVEHTLSFSQGQHEVTLTVSDGAGNADTDSITITAGRPSTDEQRVVAYYRQWAQFDRNYLPADIDFDRVTHLQYAFARPESDGSVTLVGDSYARNVFSAEKDWQQPDRGKSFAGYAAERDDVSFVLSIGGWGDSEHFSDAALDQGSREQFASDCVDLVENNDIDGVDVDWEFPGGGGEEGNTVRAGDQERFTLLMEEVRDQLDAAAEANPDRSEPYELTAAMSPAPETVRGLEHGRLSDLLDFVNVMTFDYRGIFSETTGHHAPLKANPNDPLETGPEWNASYALSFYEQQGWEPAQLNMAVPFYGRSWTDVQPPEGDFGNGVDDGLFQQYLGDGADASGDGSYPRGTDVSGVWEYFDLGGDGRETSDGRIGSNPIDLDSAAWETYFDDQAVCSYSYNPSEGMMISHPTERSIEAKMQWLASSPYGGTMLWAIGGDTKEGTLITTLWDTLNG from the coding sequence ATGAAACGACGTGACTACTTACGATCGCTTTCGGCACTGGCCGGCCTCGCCGGCGTTTCGGTCGCATCGGCAGAAGGGAATCCGTCAGAGTGGGAACCGGAAACCACCTATTCGGGGGGTGACCGGGTCGTCCATAACGGTAACATCTGGGAAGCCCAGTGGTGGACGCGCGGCCGTGAACCGGCCGAAAACGCTGCCGTCTGGGAGCGGATCGAGTCAGTCGATGGGAGTGACGGAACCGGCGACGACGGGGACGGTGCCGACGACAGCGGAGACACTGGAGAGGGGGATTCCGAGTACCCCTCCTGGGAGGCGAGTAGGACGTATACGAGCGGCGATCGAGTTACCCACGCGGGATACGTCTGGGAAGCCGAGTGGTGGACTCGGGGTGACGAACCAGGGGCCGACGAGTGGGGGCCGTGGACGGAAATCCGGGCCGTGCAAGCGGGTGACGGCGAGGACGGCGGATCGAGCGAACTCGAGGCCGTCGTCGACGTTTCGACCCAGTTCCCGGACGTCGGGGAGGAAGTGACACTCGACGGGTCCGAATCGACGGGGAACGTCGATTCCTCCGAGTGGGAAATCGAGGGAGTCGGGACGGCCTCCGGCGTCGAACACACGCTGTCGTTTTCCCAGGGGCAACACGAGGTCACGTTGACAGTGAGCGACGGCGCTGGAAACGCCGACACGGATTCGATCACGATCACCGCGGGTCGTCCCAGTACAGACGAGCAACGCGTCGTCGCATACTACCGCCAGTGGGCGCAGTTCGACCGGAACTACCTCCCGGCCGACATCGACTTCGATCGCGTCACGCATCTCCAGTACGCGTTCGCCCGGCCGGAATCGGACGGGTCAGTCACGCTCGTGGGGGACAGTTACGCCCGGAACGTCTTCTCGGCCGAGAAAGACTGGCAACAGCCCGATCGCGGCAAGTCATTCGCCGGCTACGCTGCCGAACGGGACGACGTCTCGTTCGTCCTCTCCATCGGGGGGTGGGGAGATTCCGAACACTTCTCTGACGCCGCACTCGACCAGGGAAGTCGCGAACAGTTCGCCAGCGATTGCGTCGACCTCGTCGAGAACAACGACATTGACGGCGTCGACGTCGACTGGGAGTTCCCCGGCGGTGGCGGCGAGGAGGGGAACACGGTTCGTGCGGGCGACCAGGAACGATTCACACTCCTCATGGAGGAGGTTCGCGATCAGCTCGACGCCGCCGCGGAAGCGAATCCGGACCGCTCGGAACCGTACGAATTGACGGCGGCGATGAGTCCCGCGCCCGAGACGGTTCGGGGTCTCGAACACGGTCGCCTCAGTGATCTTCTGGACTTCGTCAACGTGATGACCTTCGACTACCGGGGGATCTTCAGCGAGACGACCGGCCACCACGCCCCGTTGAAGGCGAACCCCAACGACCCACTGGAGACGGGCCCGGAGTGGAACGCCTCCTACGCACTGTCGTTCTACGAACAACAGGGCTGGGAACCGGCACAACTCAACATGGCCGTCCCGTTCTACGGCCGTAGCTGGACCGACGTCCAGCCGCCAGAGGGTGACTTCGGGAACGGCGTCGACGACGGGTTGTTCCAGCAGTATCTGGGCGACGGGGCCGACGCGAGCGGCGACGGGTCGTATCCGCGGGGGACCGACGTGAGTGGCGTCTGGGAGTACTTCGACCTCGGGGGCGACGGTCGTGAGACCAGCGACGGTCGCATCGGGTCGAATCCGATCGATCTCGACAGCGCCGCCTGGGAGACGTACTTCGACGACCAAGCCGTCTGTTCGTACAGCTACAATCCGAGCGAAGGCATGATGATCTCCCATCCGACCGAGCGCTCGATCGAGGCAAAGATGCAGTGGCTGGCTAGCTCGCCCTACGGCGGAACGATGCTGTGGGCGATCGGCGGCGACACGAAAGAGGGGACGCTCATCACCACGCTCTGGGATACCCTCAACGGCTAG
- the sufD gene encoding Fe-S cluster assembly protein SufD — protein MSTQVRATVTADQVEQISAELGEPEWLTETRLEAFEALADLDMPSVIRTPGRDWTNLDALDYESLVDPLAFEEEKDRIEAEGVDVLPWAEALEEHGDLIEEHFGSVVDPQRDYLTALSTALFSAGTVVYVPEGVAAEDVKIRTRMNSRSLFNYTLVITEESASVTILERQETGEELPGEQYYSGVVEVVAGENSHVQYGSLQNLSEATYNYSVKRGHAGTYATVDWIEGNIGSRLTKTNVETRLLGDGSESQIVGAFFGHEDQHLDIASRVWHEAEHTTADLVTRGVLDDEARSVYEGVQDVGTDAWDTNSYQRENTLMLSDDSEADASPKLIINNHDTEASHSATVGQVDQEDLFYMTSRGVDEESATNMLVEGFFVPVLEEVAVDELREDLDELVLDRLSS, from the coding sequence ATGAGCACGCAGGTACGCGCCACTGTCACCGCCGACCAGGTCGAACAGATCTCCGCCGAGCTGGGCGAACCCGAGTGGCTGACCGAGACGCGACTCGAGGCCTTCGAGGCCCTTGCGGACCTCGACATGCCGTCGGTCATCCGGACGCCCGGTCGGGACTGGACGAACCTCGATGCGCTCGATTACGAGAGTCTCGTCGACCCGCTCGCCTTCGAGGAAGAGAAAGACCGGATCGAGGCCGAGGGCGTCGACGTCCTCCCATGGGCCGAGGCCCTCGAAGAGCACGGCGACCTGATCGAGGAACACTTTGGCAGCGTCGTCGATCCCCAGCGGGACTACCTGACTGCGCTGTCGACCGCGCTGTTCAGTGCCGGGACGGTGGTCTACGTCCCCGAGGGCGTCGCCGCCGAGGACGTCAAGATCCGGACCCGGATGAACTCCCGATCGCTGTTCAATTACACGCTCGTCATCACCGAGGAGTCGGCCTCCGTGACGATCTTAGAGCGCCAGGAAACGGGCGAGGAGCTCCCCGGCGAGCAGTACTACTCGGGCGTCGTCGAGGTCGTCGCCGGCGAGAACAGTCACGTCCAGTACGGTTCCCTCCAGAACCTGAGCGAGGCGACCTACAACTATTCGGTCAAGCGTGGCCACGCCGGTACGTACGCCACGGTCGACTGGATCGAGGGCAACATCGGGTCGCGACTGACCAAGACGAACGTCGAGACGCGCTTGCTCGGCGACGGCTCCGAGTCCCAGATCGTGGGTGCGTTCTTCGGTCACGAGGACCAGCACCTCGACATCGCCTCGCGGGTCTGGCACGAGGCCGAGCACACGACGGCCGACCTCGTGACCCGCGGCGTGCTGGACGATGAGGCACGCTCGGTCTACGAGGGTGTCCAAGACGTCGGCACGGACGCGTGGGACACCAACTCCTACCAGCGCGAGAACACGCTGATGCTGAGTGACGACAGCGAGGCCGACGCCAGCCCGAAGCTCATCATCAACAACCACGACACCGAGGCCAGCCACTCCGCGACCGTCGGCCAGGTCGATCAAGAGGACCTGTTCTACATGACCTCCCGCGGCGTCGACGAGGAGTCGGCGACGAACATGCTCGTCGAGGGCTTTTTCGTCCCGGTGCTTGAAGAAGTCGCCGTCGACGAGTTGCGAGAGGATCTCGACGAACTGGTCCTCGACCGGCTCAGTTCCTGA
- the sufB gene encoding Fe-S cluster assembly protein SufB, whose product MSSDNDLESTDTEARFEFKKEQKSAYEAEVGLTEETVRKISEDKDEPEWMLDRRLRALEHYKQMPMPTDWPGQPDLSEVNVDEIVPYIRPDIETRGGADEWDDLPDEIQDTFDKLGIPEAEQQALSGVGAQYESEIVYQNMQEQWEEKGVVFMDMDKAVQEHPELVREYFMTKSVPPSDNKFAALHGAVWSGGSFVYIPEGVTVQMPIQAYFRMNSEGMGQFEHTLIIAEEDSEVHYIEGCSAPQYARHNLHSGGVEVFVKEGAHVQYSTVQNWSKNTYNLNTKRAIVEADGTMEWISGSMGSKATMLYPATILKGPGATDNHITIAFAGEGQNIDTGAKVYHNAPDTKSTIESKSISKDGGRTNYRGLVHISDGAENSSTNVECDALMFDNESTSDTMPYMEIQESKVDVAHEATVGKIGDEDVFYLQSRGLDDDDAKQMIVAGFIEPITEELPIEYAVELNRLIELEMEGSLG is encoded by the coding sequence AGCCCGAGTGGATGCTCGACCGCCGGCTCCGTGCCTTAGAGCACTACAAGCAGATGCCGATGCCGACCGACTGGCCCGGCCAGCCGGACCTCTCGGAAGTCAACGTCGACGAGATCGTCCCGTACATCCGCCCGGACATCGAGACCCGCGGTGGCGCGGATGAGTGGGACGATCTCCCCGACGAGATCCAGGACACCTTCGACAAGCTGGGCATCCCGGAGGCCGAGCAACAGGCCCTCTCGGGTGTCGGTGCCCAGTACGAATCGGAGATCGTCTACCAGAACATGCAGGAGCAGTGGGAGGAGAAGGGCGTCGTGTTCATGGACATGGACAAGGCCGTCCAGGAACACCCCGAGCTCGTCCGGGAATACTTCATGACGAAGTCCGTCCCGCCGAGCGACAACAAGTTCGCCGCGCTCCACGGCGCAGTCTGGTCGGGCGGCAGCTTCGTCTACATCCCCGAGGGCGTCACCGTCCAGATGCCCATCCAGGCGTACTTCCGGATGAATTCGGAAGGCATGGGCCAGTTCGAGCACACGCTCATCATCGCCGAGGAAGACTCGGAAGTCCACTACATCGAGGGCTGTTCTGCACCCCAGTACGCCCGTCACAACCTCCACAGTGGCGGCGTCGAGGTATTCGTCAAGGAGGGTGCCCACGTCCAGTACTCGACGGTCCAGAACTGGTCGAAGAACACCTACAACCTCAACACCAAACGCGCCATCGTCGAGGCCGACGGGACGATGGAGTGGATCTCGGGGTCGATGGGATCGAAGGCGACCATGCTGTATCCCGCCACGATCCTCAAGGGCCCGGGCGCGACTGACAATCACATCACGATCGCCTTCGCCGGCGAGGGTCAGAACATCGACACCGGGGCGAAAGTCTATCACAACGCGCCGGACACCAAATCGACCATCGAGTCGAAGTCGATCTCCAAGGACGGCGGCCGCACTAACTACCGCGGCCTCGTCCACATCTCCGACGGCGCGGAAAACTCCTCGACGAACGTCGAGTGTGACGCGCTGATGTTCGACAACGAGTCCACGTCGGACACGATGCCGTACATGGAGATCCAGGAGAGCAAGGTCGACGTCGCCCACGAGGCGACGGTCGGCAAGATCGGCGACGAGGACGTCTTCTACCTCCAATCACGGGGGCTGGACGACGACGACGCAAAGCAGATGATCGTCGCCGGGTTCATCGAGCCGATCACGGAGGAACTGCCCATCGAGTACGCGGTCGAACTCAACCGTCTCATCGAACTCGAGATGGAGGGGAGTCTGGGATGA
- a CDS encoding ferritin-like domain-containing protein, whose translation MSLREPIGSDHQLARLLQIGVVLQEVIEARSTKHLESSEAIGAELETLLETAVTQANQHRARLETLIADLDADSVDYEDIEPLVEAQYQADQNFDDILYDQLCNAETAYKFFDDLLGALETSDTDYGVDHEELVSVLETLREAEARGVETVTDLMEAQR comes from the coding sequence GTGAGTCTTCGAGAGCCGATCGGCTCGGATCACCAACTCGCCCGGCTCCTCCAGATAGGGGTCGTCCTTCAGGAGGTTATCGAAGCGCGATCGACCAAGCATCTCGAATCGAGTGAGGCGATCGGTGCGGAGCTGGAAACGCTGCTAGAAACCGCCGTGACGCAGGCAAATCAGCACCGGGCTCGTCTGGAGACGCTGATCGCCGATCTGGACGCTGATAGCGTCGACTACGAAGACATCGAGCCACTCGTCGAGGCCCAGTACCAGGCCGATCAGAACTTCGACGATATCCTCTACGATCAGCTCTGTAACGCCGAGACGGCCTACAAATTCTTCGACGATCTGCTCGGGGCGCTGGAAACGAGTGACACCGACTACGGAGTGGATCACGAGGAACTCGTTTCTGTCCTGGAAACGCTACGGGAGGCAGAGGCGCGTGGCGTCGAGACGGTCACTGATCTCATGGAGGCCCAGCGATGA
- a CDS encoding metal-dependent transcriptional regulator, whose amino-acid sequence MNTAEQYLKAIYLVQQQENGPAPTGQIAERLGVSPASANEMVGKLEERDLLEHEKYTGVTLTDDGIARARDALQTYCIIERFLVEVLDVAEFRTEAKQLESVIDETVAERLDTIIDRPEKCPDCFDADGDVCGRLDVEVEASD is encoded by the coding sequence ATGAACACAGCCGAACAGTATCTCAAGGCGATCTATCTGGTCCAACAGCAGGAAAACGGCCCAGCACCGACCGGTCAGATCGCCGAGCGCCTCGGCGTGAGTCCAGCCAGCGCTAACGAGATGGTCGGTAAACTCGAAGAGCGCGATCTGCTCGAACACGAGAAATATACCGGCGTGACGCTCACTGACGACGGGATCGCCCGTGCGCGGGATGCGCTCCAGACGTACTGCATCATCGAGCGCTTCCTGGTGGAAGTTCTCGACGTGGCGGAGTTCCGCACCGAAGCGAAACAACTCGAAAGTGTCATCGACGAGACGGTTGCCGAGCGACTGGATACAATCATCGACCGACCGGAGAAGTGTCCGGACTGCTTCGACGCCGACGGGGACGTGTGTGGTCGACTCGATGTCGAAGTTGAAGCGTCTGACTGA